A single window of Ignavibacteriales bacterium DNA harbors:
- a CDS encoding ATP-binding protein gives MLIRNIKGKISKYRFEIRHITIFLIVLIIFQIILAFVQKSSLNDFLVQTQSWYQKYSTERLAIVTSTSLELLFENLFIDKTVRDFDERKMIYSFNVIFKQQLMQKSVEDICLILVKNHELYVIDSGHKLYSYLTNTLPAFPIDSKEHREGISLFLSLKGKIKKSETIYSELENQQTFNILVPFVPDGEYLGVMYMKIIPDFSFLTKEVSANFNKVAMIYSSLILLGLIAIFYISSRAVKERNEAQKKFFDEHEENIKKQIRLEKESLFTKRIYHTHHKAEKIIGFIKEDIRNIGNKNVDDIQKRVITYSNFISRIIYDMKWYDQEINTIINPMFNTNINGVIKFIVQYVFLRITSKNEMFDFKLDLDETLPIVKVNEYIVWEILEPLIQNSIDHGSKHSVTIKIATKYDREQNISHISIEDDGVGIQPDLLEVGDNGIKRIFLENQSTKKIYGANSGYGCYIAYQMAVEKCGWILDAENLSGAGCIFNITIKN, from the coding sequence ATGTTAATACGAAACATCAAGGGCAAAATATCGAAATACCGATTTGAGATACGACATATCACTATTTTCTTAATTGTTTTAATAATATTCCAAATCATCTTAGCATTTGTTCAAAAATCCTCCTTAAATGATTTCCTAGTACAAACACAATCCTGGTATCAGAAATATTCTACCGAAAGATTAGCAATCGTGACTTCTACAAGTTTGGAATTATTATTTGAAAATTTATTTATAGATAAAACTGTTCGTGATTTTGATGAAAGAAAAATGATTTATTCATTTAATGTAATTTTTAAACAACAACTGATGCAGAAAAGTGTAGAAGATATTTGTTTAATCCTTGTAAAAAACCACGAACTTTATGTTATTGACAGCGGGCATAAATTATATTCTTATTTAACTAATACATTACCGGCATTTCCTATTGACAGTAAAGAACATAGAGAAGGTATCTCTCTATTCCTGTCACTTAAAGGTAAAATAAAAAAATCTGAGACGATTTATAGCGAGCTCGAAAATCAGCAGACGTTTAATATATTGGTACCATTTGTACCCGATGGGGAATATTTGGGAGTGATGTATATGAAAATTATTCCCGACTTTTCTTTTCTAACAAAAGAAGTCAGTGCAAACTTTAATAAAGTCGCAATGATCTATTCGTCTCTGATCTTACTTGGATTGATTGCAATCTTTTATATCTCTTCAAGAGCTGTTAAAGAACGGAATGAAGCTCAGAAAAAATTCTTTGATGAACACGAAGAAAATATAAAGAAGCAGATTAGGTTAGAGAAGGAATCGTTATTTACAAAAAGAATTTATCATACTCATCACAAGGCTGAGAAAATTATAGGTTTTATAAAAGAAGATATTAGAAATATTGGGAATAAAAATGTGGATGATATCCAAAAACGGGTTATTACTTATTCTAACTTTATCTCTAGAATTATTTATGATATGAAATGGTATGACCAGGAAATCAATACTATTATAAATCCAATGTTTAACACCAATATAAATGGAGTAATCAAATTTATTGTTCAATATGTATTTTTAAGAATTACAAGTAAGAATGAAATGTTTGACTTTAAGTTGGATTTGGATGAGACTCTTCCGATTGTTAAAGTTAATGAATACATAGTGTGGGAAATACTTGAACCTCTAATCCAAAATAGTATTGATCACGGCAGCAAACATTCAGTCACAATAAAGATTGCTACTAAATATGACCGGGAACAAAACATTTCTCATATATCAATTGAAGATGACGGAGTGGGTATTCAACCTGATTTGCTTGAAGTAGGTGACAACGGCATTAAAAGAATATTTTTAGAAAATCAGTCTACAAAAAAAATATATGGCGCAAATTCCGGTTATGGATGTTACATAGCCTATCAAATGGCTGTTGAAAAATGCGGCTGGATCTTAGATGCGGAAAATTTATCGGGTGCAGGCTGCATATTTAATATCACAATAAAGAACTAA
- a CDS encoding sigma-54 dependent transcriptional regulator, producing the protein MTRSDQINILLVEDEDFDVRRVKNTVNYYETRIKIVDVVSNGRAAIELIQASPDKYDVVILDYQISGGLRGEELIVKIKDYDPFIQIIVITKMTINITNYDFANSLLRSGAFWYCTKYPGNIEEYIYQPTDFILSIFNAFEKKKLEKQKLRSDKKLKQNIESLLESKKIIGESRPMQQLKENIEKYAKSDANILISGASGTGKELVAWNIYLKSKRKYENFVPINCGSIPGELIESELFGYEKGAFTGASAHKLGLFEIANNGTLFLDEVSELPHSAQVKLLRVLQEGEIEKIGRTEKISVNVRIITATNKNLANEVNSNRFREDLYYRLNVIPIDIVPLKQRGDDILLLFDHYLKYFSQDLGFEIPEVENQAKEILLNYKWPGNVRELRNVVQRLILNSSGKITAADVSNPMILRNHIIMKEETNFEEIHQGQVISLKEMERIFRIKYIKYVRSISSSDSFAAERLGLAPSNFYRMCKELGLK; encoded by the coding sequence ATGACTAGAAGCGATCAAATAAATATTCTTCTTGTTGAAGATGAAGATTTTGATGTAAGAAGAGTAAAAAATACTGTCAATTATTACGAAACCCGAATTAAAATAGTAGATGTTGTTTCAAATGGCAGGGCGGCAATCGAATTAATTCAGGCGAGTCCAGATAAATACGATGTTGTAATTCTGGATTATCAGATATCGGGAGGATTGCGCGGTGAAGAATTGATAGTAAAAATAAAAGACTACGATCCTTTTATTCAAATAATTGTAATCACTAAGATGACGATCAATATTACAAATTACGATTTTGCAAATAGTCTCTTAAGATCTGGTGCGTTTTGGTATTGTACAAAATATCCCGGAAACATTGAGGAATATATATATCAACCTACGGATTTTATACTAAGCATTTTCAATGCTTTTGAGAAGAAAAAATTAGAAAAGCAAAAATTAAGATCGGATAAAAAATTAAAACAGAATATAGAATCACTGCTTGAATCAAAAAAAATTATCGGCGAATCAAGACCGATGCAACAGCTCAAGGAAAATATTGAAAAATATGCCAAGAGCGATGCAAATATATTGATAAGTGGTGCTTCCGGTACTGGAAAAGAGCTTGTTGCCTGGAATATTTATTTGAAGAGCAAAAGGAAATATGAAAATTTCGTCCCGATTAATTGCGGAAGTATACCGGGAGAATTAATCGAGAGCGAACTCTTTGGTTATGAGAAAGGTGCTTTCACAGGAGCGAGCGCACATAAGTTGGGACTTTTTGAAATAGCCAATAATGGAACTCTTTTTCTCGATGAAGTATCGGAACTTCCTCATTCTGCTCAAGTGAAATTGCTAAGAGTCCTTCAAGAGGGTGAGATTGAAAAGATTGGAAGAACTGAAAAAATTTCAGTCAATGTTAGAATAATTACTGCAACAAACAAGAATTTAGCTAATGAAGTAAATTCAAATAGATTCAGAGAAGATTTGTATTATAGATTAAATGTTATACCAATAGACATAGTACCACTCAAGCAGAGAGGTGATGATATTTTACTTCTCTTCGATCATTATCTAAAATATTTCAGCCAAGACCTTGGTTTTGAGATTCCTGAAGTTGAAAATCAAGCTAAAGAAATTTTACTCAATTATAAGTGGCCGGGTAATGTACGTGAATTAAGAAATGTTGTTCAAAGATTGATATTAAACAGCAGCGGTAAAATAACTGCAGCTGATGTAAGCAATCCGATGATTTTGAGAAACCATATTATTATGAAAGAAGAAACCAATTTTGAAGAAATTCACCAAGGGCAAGTAATATCATTAAAAGAAATGGAAAGAATTTTCAGAATCAAATACATCAAGTATGTTAGAAGTATTTCCAGTTCGGATTCCTTTGCTGCTGAAAGACTTGGTTTGGCGCCATCTAATTTTTATAGGATGTGTAAAGAACTTGGATTGAAATAA